One Clostridium novyi NT genomic window carries:
- a CDS encoding DUF1836 domain-containing protein translates to MKLNNEYLNSFIENLHLEDNIKLSDIPDLDLYMDQVITLFDDKLSNLKRNEDDKILTKTMINNYTKAKILIPPVKKKYSKNHIILLILIYYLKQNLSINDISLLFKDVIKDLSDSENTTLNLKNLYESFLNIKKETSEQFLNNINDKFKLIEKETKNEDDSNTELIRKLLLVLCVINEANTYKRLAENMIDNLFPSNKEK, encoded by the coding sequence TAGAAGATAATATTAAGTTATCTGATATACCAGATTTAGATTTATACATGGATCAAGTTATAACTTTGTTTGATGATAAACTAAGTAACCTAAAAAGAAATGAAGATGATAAAATTCTAACTAAAACTATGATAAATAACTACACTAAAGCCAAAATTTTAATTCCTCCAGTTAAGAAAAAATATAGTAAAAATCATATTATTTTACTGATTTTAATCTACTATCTAAAACAAAATTTATCTATTAATGATATAAGTTTATTATTTAAAGATGTCATAAAAGATTTATCTGACTCTGAAAACACAACTTTAAATCTAAAAAATCTATATGAAAGCTTTTTAAATATAAAAAAAGAAACATCAGAACAATTTTTAAACAACATAAATGATAAATTTAAGCTAATAGAAAAAGAAACTAAAAATGAAGATGATTCTAATACAGAACTTATTCGAAAACTTCTTTTAGTTTTATGTGTAATAAATGAAGCTAATACTTATAAACGCTTAGCAGAAAATATGATAGATAATTTATTTCCAAGCAATAAAGAAAAATAG
- the feoB gene encoding ferrous iron transport protein B — MGLTYKSTQVDSLRDIYKVERKEGQYVVALAGNPNTGKSTVFNSLTGLHQHTGNWPGKTVVNARGEFKFKSSEYVLVDLPGTYSLFATSAEEEVARDFICFGDPDVTVVVADATCLERNLNLVYQIMELTDKVVLCVNLIDEAKKKNIVIDSNRLQSELGIPVVMTAARSGIGIEELKSAVYKVVSNKVTVKPERVVYKEKIESIVSNIENIIQKEIPKINSRWIALRLIDGDDTIIHSILKDISEENRKEILKEVCELTKNIDKENIRDYITQETYKRVEDVIKTCVIIDKDKMNRDRKIDKYITSKIFGIPIMIAILALLFWITLTGANYPSELLSKAFFKFEGVLTSWFNEINAPKWLYGVIVLGLYRTLGWVISVMLPPMAIFFPLFTLLEDLGYLPRVAFNLDHLFKKACAHGKQCLTMCMGIGCNAAGVIGCRIIESPRERLIAILTNNFMPCNGRFPTLLAISSVFLVVGNNSRLSSAIPACTITIMVILGVIITLFVSYILSKTLLKGIPSSFTLELPPYRKPQIGRILYTSIIDRTIFVLGRAVAIAAPAGVIIWILSNVTIGNLSILSHVANFLNPFAKLMGLDGFILLAFILGIPANEIVVPILLMSYLSQGSMIDFESLESLKGILLNNGWTYLTALNVMIFTLLHWPCATTLWTIKRETESNKWTALAALIPTAIAIVVCMFNTLIFKIFRLV; from the coding sequence ATGGGACTTACTTATAAGTCAACTCAGGTAGATTCTTTAAGAGACATCTATAAGGTAGAAAGAAAAGAAGGACAGTATGTAGTAGCTTTAGCGGGAAATCCTAACACAGGTAAAAGTACAGTTTTCAACTCACTTACAGGATTACATCAACATACGGGAAATTGGCCTGGAAAAACAGTTGTCAATGCAAGAGGAGAATTTAAGTTTAAATCTAGTGAATATGTATTAGTTGATTTACCAGGAACATATTCACTTTTTGCAACATCTGCAGAAGAGGAAGTTGCAAGAGATTTTATTTGCTTTGGAGATCCTGATGTCACTGTTGTAGTTGCGGATGCCACTTGTCTTGAAAGAAATTTAAATCTAGTTTATCAAATAATGGAGCTTACAGATAAAGTTGTGTTATGTGTAAATTTAATAGATGAGGCAAAGAAAAAAAATATAGTAATAGACTCAAATAGATTACAAAGTGAACTTGGAATACCAGTTGTTATGACAGCAGCAAGAAGTGGCATTGGTATAGAGGAATTAAAAAGTGCTGTATATAAAGTTGTATCTAATAAAGTTACAGTAAAACCTGAAAGAGTAGTGTATAAGGAGAAAATTGAATCTATAGTAAGTAACATAGAAAACATAATACAAAAAGAGATTCCAAAGATAAACTCAAGATGGATAGCTTTAAGACTTATTGATGGTGATGACACTATAATACATTCTATTTTAAAAGATATTAGTGAAGAAAATAGAAAAGAAATATTAAAAGAAGTATGTGAATTAACTAAAAATATAGATAAAGAAAACATAAGAGATTATATAACACAAGAAACATATAAAAGAGTTGAAGATGTAATAAAGACCTGTGTAATTATAGACAAAGATAAAATGAACAGGGATAGAAAAATTGACAAGTATATAACATCTAAGATATTTGGAATTCCAATAATGATAGCTATACTGGCATTACTTTTTTGGATAACCTTAACTGGAGCAAATTATCCATCGGAACTTCTATCAAAAGCTTTTTTTAAATTTGAAGGGGTACTTACTAGTTGGTTTAACGAAATAAATGCACCAAAGTGGCTTTATGGGGTAATAGTATTAGGTCTTTATAGAACACTTGGGTGGGTAATATCAGTTATGTTACCTCCAATGGCTATATTCTTTCCACTATTTACATTGCTTGAAGATTTGGGATACCTTCCAAGAGTAGCATTTAATTTAGATCATCTATTTAAAAAAGCTTGCGCACATGGAAAACAGTGTCTTACTATGTGTATGGGAATTGGTTGTAATGCAGCGGGAGTTATAGGGTGCAGAATAATTGAATCACCAAGAGAAAGGTTAATTGCAATATTAACTAATAATTTTATGCCTTGTAATGGTAGATTTCCAACACTACTTGCTATATCATCTGTATTCTTAGTTGTAGGAAATAATAGTAGGCTATCAAGTGCAATTCCAGCTTGTACTATTACAATAATGGTGATACTTGGAGTTATTATTACACTATTCGTTTCATATATTCTGTCTAAAACCCTACTAAAAGGTATACCATCTAGTTTTACTTTAGAATTACCACCTTACAGAAAACCACAAATAGGTAGAATATTATACACATCTATAATAGATAGAACTATATTTGTTTTAGGAAGGGCAGTTGCAATAGCAGCCCCTGCAGGAGTTATAATATGGATTTTAAGTAATGTTACTATAGGAAATTTAAGTATATTATCTCATGTAGCAAATTTCTTAAATCCTTTTGCAAAATTAATGGGACTTGATGGTTTTATTCTCTTAGCATTTATTTTAGGAATACCAGCAAATGAAATAGTAGTACCTATATTATTAATGTCATACTTGTCACAAGGTTCTATGATAGATTTTGAGAGTTTAGAATCATTAAAAGGAATATTATTAAACAATGGTTGGACTTATCTTACTGCACTAAATGTTATGATATTTACACTTCTTCATTGGCCTTGTGCTACTACATTATGGACAATAAAAAGAGAGACTGAAAGTAACAAATGGACAGCACTTGCAGCATTAATTCCAACTGCAATAGCTATTGTTGTGTGTATGTTTAATACACTTATATTTAAAATATTTCGTTTAGTATAA
- a CDS encoding FeoA family protein, producing the protein MKKIKDNIKRLSDMNVGSLVKIEDLLSSGFIRERMLALGLTKGATVEVIQRGPTGDPTIYNIRGAMIALRKDEASLIDVSMA; encoded by the coding sequence ATGAAAAAAATAAAGGATAACATTAAAAGGCTAAGTGATATGAATGTTGGAAGTTTAGTAAAGATTGAAGATTTACTCTCAAGTGGATTTATAAGAGAGAGAATGCTTGCATTAGGGCTTACAAAAGGGGCAACTGTAGAAGTTATCCAAAGAGGACCTACAGGAGATCCTACAATATATAACATAAGAGGGGCAATGATAGCATTAAGAAAAGATGAAGCATCATTAATAGATGTTTCAATGGCTTAA
- the mntR gene encoding transcriptional regulator MntR → MKTENFFTFSEYMKKDINVLTPSMEDYLEMIYRLSKKSGFTRINDLASSLNIQPPSATKMVQKLSKLGLINYEKYGVIVLKDEGKRIGNALLKRHKIIENFLTLIGVSSSGILEETEKIEHTINPETLKCINNLLSFFENNLDVLNQFKSF, encoded by the coding sequence TTGAAAACAGAGAATTTCTTTACCTTTAGCGAATATATGAAAAAAGATATTAATGTTTTAACCCCTTCAATGGAAGACTATTTAGAAATGATATATAGGTTATCCAAAAAATCTGGCTTTACTAGAATAAATGATCTTGCATCATCACTTAATATACAACCTCCTTCTGCCACTAAAATGGTACAAAAATTATCTAAATTAGGTCTCATAAACTATGAAAAATACGGAGTTATAGTCTTAAAAGATGAAGGTAAACGCATAGGTAACGCTCTTTTAAAAAGACATAAAATCATAGAAAATTTTCTTACATTAATAGGCGTTTCAAGTAGTGGCATACTAGAAGAAACTGAAAAAATTGAACATACTATAAATCCTGAAACATTAAAATGTATAAATAATCTATTAAGCTTTTTCGAGAATAACTTAGATGTACTAAATCAATTTAAAAGTTTTTAA
- a CDS encoding MBL fold metallo-hydrolase RNA specificity domain-containing protein translates to MKLEFYGAAKCVTGSCHIMKFNDKTILLDCGLFQGKDEKVRGNDEFPFDPKKIDYVILSHAHIDHSGRIPLLYKKGFKGEVICTRATKQLCSIMLPDSGYIQETETEWKNRKRIRQGLDTIEPLYTAKIAELSMYLFRDYDYDEIIEVFDGFKIRFREAGHLLGSSIVEMYIKEDYEDEVKIVYTGDLGNTNKPIIRDPSYITYADYIIMETTYGDRVHGDMDWSFKELVNIITDTFERGGNVIIPSFSVGRTQEVLYALSKYVKNNILKDVTIFVDSPLAANTSKIYEECSDYHDSEMKSLVRTGLNPLNFKGVKYTNTPQESIQINKFKGNAIIISASGMCEAGRIKHHLKHNLWRKECSVVFVGYQAEGTLGRAILDGNKKVNLFGEPIAVNAKIYNLEGLSGHADRNGLVDWIDKLMVRPKEILLVHGDTKSQQSFKELLDSKGFKSRIMDVFESYYINEHLKLNDENIKYRLIKLLNSIDNVEDMSKEVLMKEIEKTIDNDNAKLNK, encoded by the coding sequence ATGAAATTAGAATTTTATGGTGCAGCTAAATGTGTAACTGGTTCTTGTCATATTATGAAATTTAATGATAAGACAATACTTTTAGATTGTGGATTATTTCAGGGGAAAGATGAAAAGGTTAGAGGAAATGATGAATTTCCATTTGACCCTAAAAAAATTGATTATGTAATATTGTCTCATGCTCATATAGACCATAGTGGTAGAATACCTTTATTATACAAAAAAGGTTTTAAAGGAGAAGTAATTTGTACAAGGGCTACTAAACAATTATGTAGTATAATGCTACCTGATAGTGGGTATATACAAGAAACAGAAACTGAATGGAAAAATAGAAAGAGAATAAGACAAGGATTAGACACTATAGAACCCCTATACACAGCAAAAATTGCAGAACTTTCAATGTACTTGTTTAGAGATTATGATTACGATGAAATTATAGAAGTATTTGATGGATTTAAAATAAGATTTAGAGAAGCTGGACATCTTTTAGGTTCATCAATAGTTGAAATGTATATTAAAGAAGATTATGAAGATGAAGTGAAAATAGTTTATACAGGGGACCTTGGCAATACTAATAAGCCTATAATAAGAGATCCAAGCTATATAACCTATGCAGATTATATTATAATGGAGACAACCTATGGAGATAGAGTACATGGAGATATGGATTGGTCCTTTAAAGAACTTGTTAATATAATTACAGATACTTTTGAAAGGGGAGGAAATGTAATAATACCTTCTTTCTCAGTTGGAAGAACTCAAGAAGTTTTATATGCTTTAAGTAAATATGTAAAAAATAATATTTTAAAAGATGTAACTATATTTGTAGATAGTCCTCTTGCAGCTAATACATCAAAAATATATGAAGAATGTAGTGATTATCATGATAGTGAAATGAAAAGCTTAGTGAGAACTGGATTAAATCCTTTGAACTTTAAAGGTGTTAAATATACAAATACTCCACAGGAATCTATACAAATAAATAAATTTAAAGGAAATGCAATTATAATATCTGCCAGTGGAATGTGTGAAGCTGGAAGAATAAAACACCATTTAAAACACAATTTGTGGAGAAAAGAGTGTTCAGTAGTATTTGTTGGATATCAGGCTGAGGGAACACTTGGAAGAGCCATATTAGATGGCAATAAAAAAGTAAATTTATTTGGAGAACCAATAGCAGTTAATGCTAAAATTTATAATCTAGAAGGTTTATCAGGACATGCAGATAGAAATGGTTTAGTGGATTGGATTGATAAATTAATGGTAAGACCTAAAGAAATACTTTTAGTTCATGGAGATACAAAATCTCAACAAAGTTTCAAAGAGCTATTAGATTCTAAGGGATTCAAATCTAGAATAATGGATGTATTTGAAAGTTATTATATAAATGAACATCTTAAATTAAATGATGAAAATATCAAATATAGATTGATAAAATTATTAAATTCTATTGATAATGTTGAGGATATGAGTAAAGAAGTGTTAATGAAAGAAATAGAAAAAACCATAGATAATGATAATGCAAAGTTAAATAAATAA
- a CDS encoding undecaprenyldiphospho-muramoylpentapeptide beta-N-acetylglucosaminyltransferase, with protein MSKYKIIMTGGGSAGHVTPNLALVPKLKELGYEIQYIGTENGIERKIIESENIKYHIISSGKLRRYFDIKNFSDPFKVLKGVFEAKKIIKREKPNIVFSKGGFVSVPVVIGARLNRIPVISHESDMTPGLANKLAAPFCNKVCVTFPETLKYIKDNKGVLTGTPIREELFKGSKIKGYEICKFKDTTKPVLMIIGGSLGSKVINKSVRDALSNLIKKYNIIHICGKGNLDESLQNVEGYVQFDYVKDELPHLMATADLFISRAGANVIFELLALKKPNLLVPLSAKASRGDQILNAKSFEKSGYSMVIEEESLNSEVITNKIDELFKEKQKYIKNMNSSSANNCVDKIISLIEKYKK; from the coding sequence TTGAGTAAATATAAGATTATCATGACCGGAGGCGGATCAGCGGGCCACGTAACTCCAAATCTTGCACTTGTACCTAAGTTAAAAGAATTAGGATATGAAATACAGTATATAGGTACAGAAAACGGTATAGAGAGAAAAATAATTGAATCAGAAAACATAAAGTATCATATTATTTCTAGTGGAAAGTTAAGAAGATATTTTGATATAAAAAACTTTTCTGATCCTTTTAAAGTATTAAAAGGAGTTTTTGAAGCAAAAAAAATAATAAAAAGAGAGAAACCTAATATAGTATTTTCAAAAGGTGGATTTGTATCTGTTCCAGTAGTAATTGGAGCGCGTTTAAATAGGATTCCTGTTATTTCACACGAATCAGATATGACTCCTGGACTTGCAAATAAACTTGCAGCACCATTTTGTAATAAGGTTTGTGTAACATTTCCTGAAACACTTAAATATATTAAAGATAATAAGGGAGTTTTAACAGGAACACCAATTAGAGAAGAACTTTTTAAAGGAAGCAAAATTAAAGGCTATGAAATATGTAAATTTAAAGATACAACTAAACCTGTCTTAATGATAATAGGTGGAAGTTTAGGTTCTAAAGTAATAAATAAAAGTGTACGAGATGCTCTTTCAAATTTAATTAAAAAGTATAATATAATTCATATATGTGGAAAAGGTAATTTAGATGAAAGTCTTCAAAATGTAGAAGGATATGTTCAATTTGATTATGTAAAAGATGAATTACCACATTTAATGGCAACAGCTGATTTATTTATATCAAGAGCAGGAGCTAATGTTATTTTTGAATTACTTGCGTTAAAGAAGCCAAATTTACTAGTGCCATTATCAGCTAAAGCTAGTAGAGGAGACCAAATATTAAACGCAAAGTCTTTTGAAAAAAGCGGATACAGTATGGTTATAGAAGAAGAAAGTTTAAATTCAGAAGTTATAACAAATAAAATTGATGAGTTATTTAAAGAAAAACAAAAGTATATTAAAAATATGAATTCTAGTTCTGCGAACAATTGTGTAGACAAAATAATATCTTTAATAGAAAAATATAAAAAGTAA
- a CDS encoding alpha/beta-type small acid-soluble spore protein produces the protein MARSSNKALVPEAREGLNKFKMEAANAVGVPLTNGYNGDLTARQAGSIGGQMVKTMVEQYEKNNL, from the coding sequence ATGGCAAGAAGCAGTAATAAAGCATTAGTACCAGAAGCTAGAGAAGGATTAAACAAATTTAAAATGGAAGCTGCAAATGCAGTAGGAGTTCCTTTAACAAATGGATATAATGGAGATTTAACTGCTAGACAGGCTGGATCAATAGGCGGACAAATGGTTAAAACTATGGTAGAACAATACGAAAAAAATAATCTATAA